AAGACGAGCGAGGAGACGGAGAAGCGGCTGCAGGCGCTCAAGGGCGACGAGGCCCTCAAGGAAGCCGAGGCCCGCAAGAAGGCCGAGGAGCTGAAGCGGCCCACGGACAAGAAGGAGTTCCTCGCGCTGGCCGAGGAGAAGGCCAAGGGCGGCGACGTGGCCGTGGCCCGGCAGCTCTACTCGGAGTTCCTCAAGAAGTGGCCCAAGGACGCGCTGGCCGCCGAGGCCCACTTCGGCCTGGGGGAGACGTACTTCACCGAGGACAAGTGCCGCGAGGCCCTCTACGAGTACGGCAAGCTGCTGCAGGAGCACCCCAAGGCGGACTCCACGCCGAACGCGTACCTGCGCTCGTCCGAGTGCTTCAAGAAGCTGAAGATGCAGGAGGAGTCGCGGCTGGCGCTCGAGGAGCTCGTGAAGGGCTACCCGAAGTCGGACGCGGCCAAGACGGCCAAGGCGCGCCTGGCCGAGCTGGACAAGGCGAAGAAGGCCGAGTCGAAGAAGGGTGGCAAGAAGTGATCGTGCGTCTGATGCTGGCCGTGCTCGCGCTGCTGCTGTCGCCCGGGGTGGCGGACGCGGCGCCCAGGGACGTGGTCCTCCTCTTCACCGGAGACAACGGGGGCGAGATCGCCCCCTGTGGTTGACGCCACAACCCGTCTGGCGGTCTGGCCAGACGAAAGACGGCCTTCTCGCAGGAGCGCGCGAAGGGTGGGCCGGTGCTGGTGCTGGATGCGGGCAATGCGCTCTTCAAATCCGCCGCGGCGGGGAGTGAGCCCAAGGAGAAGGAGCGGGCCGAGCTGCTGCTCGAGCTGATGGATGCCATGGGCACCACGGCCATGGCCGTGGGCGAGCGCGACCTGACGCTCGGGACGGACTTCCTCACCCGGTCCTCGAAGGGCCGGAAGATGAAGCTCCTGTCCGCCAACCTGGTGGACGCGGCGGGCAAGCCGCTCTTCCCGGCCTCCATGTCGGTGACGGTGGGCGGCGTGAAGTTCGGCCTGGTGGGCCTCTCCCCGGAGGGGCCGGTCGCCACCCAGAAGGGGGCGGTGGGCAAGCCTCCGGTTCCGGCCGCCATCGCCGAGTCCCGCCGCTTGCGCACCCAGGAGAAGGTGGACGTGGTGGTGGTGCTCGCCGCCATGCCCTACGGCGAGGCCGTCAAGCTCTCCCAGGAAGCGGGCAACGCCGTGGACCTGATCCTCCAGTCGCACGACAGACGGGGCCAGGGCATGGCCCAGCGCAACGACTTCGCCACCCTCGTCCCCACGGGCGAGCGGGGGCGGGAGCTCGGCCAGCTGGCACTCTCCGTGGGGGGCAAGGGGCCCTTCGTGGACCTGTCGGAGGCGGACCGGGCCCAGCAGAACCTGAAGCTGCTCGACGCCAACCTCCAGCAGGCGCGGCAGAGCATGGCGGCGGCCAAGGACGAGCGGACCCGCAAGACGTGGGAGGAGACCATCGCCAGCTTCGAGGGGCGCCGGAAGGCCCTCGCACTGCAGGTGGACCCGGGCAAGCAGGGGGTCGAGCGCACCCTGCGTCTCTCGTTCATCCCCCTGGGAGGCAACATTCCGGACGACGCCGAGGTGAAGAAGCGCGTGGAGCGAATCGAACCCCCGGGGTCCGCATCTCACTAGTCTGGATGGGGCCCGGTCGCGGGCCTTGTGCCAGGGCCGGTCCGCCGTTATAAGCGCCGGCCTACCTCTAGAACGCCAGACCTCCCACCTCCGTGTGGGGGCAAGGCGCAGGGAGTTGTCCAAATGAAGCCCGATCTGCACCCGGTCTACCCGGCCGCCCGTATCACCTGCGCGTGCGGTAACTCCGTCGAGACCAAGTCCACGCGTGGCTCGTTCACCGTGGAAGTCTGCTCGAACTGCCACCCCTTCTTCACCGGCAAGTACAAGCTGCTCGACACCGCGGGCCGCGTGGAGAAGTTCCGCAAGAAGTACGGGACGGGCGCGGGGACGAGCGCCGCTGCTCCCGCCGAGGGTGCCGCCGCTGCTCCCGCCGAGGGCGCCGCCCCCGCCGCGAAGAAGACCGCCAAGAAGGCCAAGGCCTAGTCTCTTCCGCATCGCTTCGTAGTACCCGCCGAGCACGGCGCTGGAAGGCCTCGAGGAGAGGCACTCCCGCCGTGCTCGCGGCGTTTCGGGAGCTTGTGTTCCGCGTCAAGTTTCAGGGTGCTACAGGCCAAAATTTGGACGTAGCACGCTGTTGCCCGCACATTCCCGCCCGTCACGACGACCCCTGACGGAGGCGAGATGTCCGCGGAAGCCACTGCCCTGAAGCTTGTTCAGCAGCCCTCTCTGCGCGAGAGCCTTTTCGCCAAGAGCGATGGCTACCGGCTGTACCAGGGCGACAGCCTGGCGTTGCTCGAGCAGTTCGAGCCGGGCACCTTCGACATGGTGTTCGCCGACCCGCCCTACTTCCTGTCCAACGGCGGCTTCACCTGCAAGAACGGCAAGCGCGCCGCGGTGAACAAGGGCGGCTGGGACGTGTCGCGCGGGGTGGACGAGGACCACGCCTTCACCACCGCGTGGCTCAAGGCCTGCCAGCGGGTGCTCAAGCCCACCGGCACCATCTGGGTGAGCGGCACGCAGCACGTCATCTTCTCGGTCGGCTTCGCGATGCAGAAGCTCGGCTACAAGCTGCTCAACACCGTCACCTGGTACAAGCCCAACGCCAGCCCCAACCTGGCGTGCCGCTACTTCACGCACTCCTCGGAGCTGCTCATCTGGGCCTCGCCCAAGCCGGCCGCCAAGCTGCAGCACACCTTCAACTATTCGAAGATGAAGGCGGACAACGGCGGCAAGCAGATGCGCGACGTGTGGGCGCTGCCGCGCACGGGCGACGAGGAGCTGGCCGCGGACGAGTCCGGCCGCGTGTGGACGATGACGGCGCCGCGCCGCGAGGAGAAGGCGCACGGCAGCCACCCCACGCAGAAGCCCGTGTCGCTGCTCGAGCGCGTCATCGAGGCGAGCACCCCCGAGGACGCGCTGGTGCTCGATCCCTTCAACGGCAGCGGCACCACGGGTGTGGCGGCGATGAAGCTGGGCCGTCGCTACGTGGGCATCGACATGGACGAGCAGTACCTGAAGCTGTCGCAGAAGCGCCTGGCCGAGGCCGAGCGCGCCGCCCGCCGGTAGTCTTCCCCGCGGTCTCGAAGACGTCCCTCCGGTCTCGCCAGGGTGTGTTGATTTCGACGGAATTACACGGTATTCAGTTTAAGCCGTCGTGGTTCTGTCCTCGACACCCCTCGAGTCGCCGAGAGGTACTCCCATGCGGATGGACGTCAGGGTGCTGGGAGTCCTGCTGGGAGCGGTGCTCCTGGGGCTGGCGCTCTGGTGGTCCCCCGCCGGCTCCGTGGCGGCCGCTCAGGCCCCCTCCCTTCCCAAGGGGGGCGAGAGCTCTCTGGCCGGGACCCGGCGTCCGGCACCGCCCGCCTGGAGTGGGCCGGCCGCGTCCGCGAACCTCGATGCGCGAGAGCTCGAGCTGCGGGTGTTGGTGGCCAGGGTCCGCGCCTCGCTGGGCCGGAGTGTCGAGCGTGCCTCCTCGCAGGGGGACTTCGCCCTGGCTCCAGGCCGCATCCTCGAGGGCATTCTCGCGCGGCGTTGCGGGCTGGTGCGGCTCCATGCGCGGGAGCTCTCCGCTCATCGGGAGCGGCTCGGCCTCACGGGACCCGATGCCGAGGGATTCTGCCGGGATCTGCTCTTCTCGCTGCTCCAGGAGCGGCTCTCCCTGCCCGAGGGGACTTCCCAGGCGCGGTTCTGGGAGTCCCTGAAGCGGGTGGACGAGGCCGCGGCGCGGCACGTCCTCGAAAATCCCTCCACCTCGCGCGGAGAGACGTTCCGCCCGGCCTACGAGCGCTTCCGGCAGGAGCGCCGGGACCTCGTGGGCCCGGAGGTCGAGCGGAAGCTCTTCGGGCTCTCGGACGAGCTGGTGCGCCTGCCTCTCCGGGTGGACGAGCTCGCCCATGATTCGAGTCTGCCGCCCGCGCAGCGGATGGCGGCCTACGAGGACCTGCTCCAGCGCATCTCGCGGGAGTACGGCGTCGAGCTCGCCTCGGTGGTGGAGCCGCTCGAGCTGGCGAAGAATGCCTTGCGGCTCCACGAGACGGCGGGTACCCTCGGGTCCGCGCAACGACAGGCCCTCCTGGAGCGGTACGCCGGCCCCGAGACCGCGCGGCTCTACCTCGAGCACCAGTGGGAGCAACAGGACCGGGACGAGCGCCTGCGAGCCTTCAACGAGGAGCGCGAGCGGCTCCTGGAACAATTGACCCGCGCGGGTCTCACACCGGAGCAACTGCGCGAGCGGATGCCCGGGATCGACCAACAGCTCTTCGAGAAATACCACCTGCAGTAGCACCCACCGCGGTTGCGCGGGAGGAGCCAGCCCATGAAGACAGTCGAGAACCAGGGAAGTCACCGCATGCTGTTCGCGGTGGTGTTGCTGCTCGGAAGCCAGGTGTGGGCGTACGATCCGTATTATTCGAACAACCCCACCGCCTGGTACAACGCGGTGGACGAGGACGACTACTTCAATCCCTCCCTCACGCCGGGCTGGCAGCTCAACGAGACGTGCGGCGATACGGATTACTTCTCTGTGGCGTCCTACAACATCTTCCACAACGTGCCCTTCGTCTACGACTTCGGAGACGAGATGGAGCAGAGCCTGGGGAAGGTGACGAAGTGCGCGGACGTCGTCCTGTACCAGGAGGCCTGGGATTATGACGACATCATCCAGGACGGCCCCAAGCAGAACATGGCCTCACGCGGCTTCAACATGATCACCCCCGGCGGCTATTACTGTGATGACAGCTTGAGTGGGGTCGAGAACGACTGCAGCGGCCTGGTGATGTTCTACAAGAGCGGCACCGCGTTGGTGAGGGTGTTCACCCTCCAGCCGTTCACCGAGGTGAACGGGACGGACGTGCACAAGGAGAAGGGCGTCTGGGGCGCCATCTTCGCCAAGGCGGGGAAGTATTACTATGTCTTCGACACGCACTTCACCTACGGGAACAAGGGGCACCTGGAGGGGGATGCGGCCTCGGACGCCTCGCGTATCTCCAACATGAAGCAGTCGTTGGCCTATATCCAAAACCAGGTGAATGCCAACAGGCTGAGCTACCCGCCCTCGCTCGTCCTCTTCGGCGGGGACTTCAACTCCGACTTCGCCAGCAACAACAGCTATTCGCGGGGCTATCAACTCCTCATCCAGGCCGCTGCCCAGACGTCTTTCGATGAGCCGTATGACTATGCCCTGATGAGTGCCGTGCTGGGCAGCTACGAGACCCCCGGCTTCCAGTCCAACTGGGTCGGTGGCGCCGTGGACACGGGCCCCAATGGCATGGCCACGGGGGAGAAGGCGGACTACGACACCGTGTTGATGGGCAAGCCCGGTGCCTTCGGCTATTGCTCGCCCATCGAAATCGCCTACAGCGGCTGGGCTCCCGCGTGGAACACGACGACCGGCGTGCGCAAGTGGCCCTACTACACCCACTCCGATCACTACGGCCGGTGGATCCGGGTGAAGCCCGGCTGCTAGGGCCAGCGCCCGCCCGGAGTCCCGGAGGGGGAGCGGCCCGTGCCGCTCCCGTCCTTCCCCTGGCCGCTCACTTCGTGACGAGCTGGATGGGTTGCCCTTCCGGCACGTGCTTCATCGCCACTGAGTTCATGCAGTAGCGCAGCCCGGTGGGCGGCGGGCCATCCGGGAAGACGTGTCCCAGGTGGCCATCGCACCGGCCGCAGCGGACCTCGGTGCGCAGCATGCCGTACGAGCGATCCTGGTACTCCGTCACCGCGTCCGCCTGGAGGGGCTGGGTGAAGGAGGGCCAGCCGGTGCCGGACTCGAACTTCTCGCCGGACTTGAACAGCGGGTTGCCGCAGCCGGCGCAGACGTACGTGCCGGGCGTCTTCGTCCCCAGGAAGCACCCGCTGCCGGGGCGCTCGGTACCATGGTGCCGCAGCACCCGGTACTCGTCGGGCGTCAGGCGCTTGCTCCACTCCTCGTCACTGAGGATGAATTTGTCAGCCATGTCTCTATCCTGCTGTCCGCCCTGCCCGGGAGCAATCGTTCCTTGAGGCGCGGCGCCCGGGGATTGACACAGGGTGGGCGGGTGCCCATCCTGGGCAACTGGCTCGCGCGGATGCCGCTGGCGCGGCGGGAGGTGTGCCATGGGACGTGTCGAAAACGGTGTCTCTGGTCTCTCCACGCCGCCGCTCGCGTAGCCGGGCGCGTTCCGTCTCACCGCTGAACGGACCCGCTGGCTCCGGTGCTCGGGCACCGGTGTGGAGCCTCGTCTCTTCCTGACTGATGGCGCCGTGCCCCCCTGCGGGTGCGGCGTCCAGGGAACCGTTCGCTCCATGAGCTCGAAGCCTCGCCGTCCCCGCGCGTCGCACCGTCGCGCGGATGCTGACTCCTTTTCGTCCGAAGAAGCCTCTATTCCGGCGCGCCACCTGCGCCTGCAGTCCTCCATTTTCGAGGAGGTGTCCCTCCTGTTCCGAGGTGAGCTGTCCGACCCGCTGCTCGAGGGCGTCACGGTGACGAC
The sequence above is drawn from the Archangium gephyra genome and encodes:
- a CDS encoding tetratricopeptide repeat protein, coding for MRRLALIALPLALSGCFYPADRGRALETRLEKLDASQAQLQAELRQTREQLDATLPKIDAKIAEVSKALQGLDTASRRSGADIGIQLQKTVEDLAQLRGQVETYLYKIGELEGALTKTSEETEKRLQALKGDEALKEAEARKKAEELKRPTDKKEFLALAEEKAKGGDVAVARQLYSEFLKKWPKDALAAEAHFGLGETYFTEDKCREALYEYGKLLQEHPKADSTPNAYLRSSECFKKLKMQEESRLALEELVKGYPKSDAAKTAKARLAELDKAKKAESKKGGKK
- a CDS encoding 5'-nucleotidase encodes the protein MLVLDAGNALFKSAAAGSEPKEKERAELLLELMDAMGTTAMAVGERDLTLGTDFLTRSSKGRKMKLLSANLVDAAGKPLFPASMSVTVGGVKFGLVGLSPEGPVATQKGAVGKPPVPAAIAESRRLRTQEKVDVVVVLAAMPYGEAVKLSQEAGNAVDLILQSHDRRGQGMAQRNDFATLVPTGERGRELGQLALSVGGKGPFVDLSEADRAQQNLKLLDANLQQARQSMAAAKDERTRKTWEETIASFEGRRKALALQVDPGKQGVERTLRLSFIPLGGNIPDDAEVKKRVERIEPPGSASH
- a CDS encoding DNA-methyltransferase → MSAEATALKLVQQPSLRESLFAKSDGYRLYQGDSLALLEQFEPGTFDMVFADPPYFLSNGGFTCKNGKRAAVNKGGWDVSRGVDEDHAFTTAWLKACQRVLKPTGTIWVSGTQHVIFSVGFAMQKLGYKLLNTVTWYKPNASPNLACRYFTHSSELLIWASPKPAAKLQHTFNYSKMKADNGGKQMRDVWALPRTGDEELAADESGRVWTMTAPRREEKAHGSHPTQKPVSLLERVIEASTPEDALVLDPFNGSGTTGVAAMKLGRRYVGIDMDEQYLKLSQKRLAEAERAARR
- a CDS encoding lipase secretion chaperone, which codes for MRMDVRVLGVLLGAVLLGLALWWSPAGSVAAAQAPSLPKGGESSLAGTRRPAPPAWSGPAASANLDARELELRVLVARVRASLGRSVERASSQGDFALAPGRILEGILARRCGLVRLHARELSAHRERLGLTGPDAEGFCRDLLFSLLQERLSLPEGTSQARFWESLKRVDEAAARHVLENPSTSRGETFRPAYERFRQERRDLVGPEVERKLFGLSDELVRLPLRVDELAHDSSLPPAQRMAAYEDLLQRISREYGVELASVVEPLELAKNALRLHETAGTLGSAQRQALLERYAGPETARLYLEHQWEQQDRDERLRAFNEERERLLEQLTRAGLTPEQLRERMPGIDQQLFEKYHLQ
- a CDS encoding endonuclease, producing the protein MKTVENQGSHRMLFAVVLLLGSQVWAYDPYYSNNPTAWYNAVDEDDYFNPSLTPGWQLNETCGDTDYFSVASYNIFHNVPFVYDFGDEMEQSLGKVTKCADVVLYQEAWDYDDIIQDGPKQNMASRGFNMITPGGYYCDDSLSGVENDCSGLVMFYKSGTALVRVFTLQPFTEVNGTDVHKEKGVWGAIFAKAGKYYYVFDTHFTYGNKGHLEGDAASDASRISNMKQSLAYIQNQVNANRLSYPPSLVLFGGDFNSDFASNNSYSRGYQLLIQAAAQTSFDEPYDYALMSAVLGSYETPGFQSNWVGGAVDTGPNGMATGEKADYDTVLMGKPGAFGYCSPIEIAYSGWAPAWNTTTGVRKWPYYTHSDHYGRWIRVKPGC
- the msrB gene encoding peptide-methionine (R)-S-oxide reductase MsrB is translated as MADKFILSDEEWSKRLTPDEYRVLRHHGTERPGSGCFLGTKTPGTYVCAGCGNPLFKSGEKFESGTGWPSFTQPLQADAVTEYQDRSYGMLRTEVRCGRCDGHLGHVFPDGPPPTGLRYCMNSVAMKHVPEGQPIQLVTK